Proteins from one Salvelinus sp. IW2-2015 linkage group LG32, ASM291031v2, whole genome shotgun sequence genomic window:
- the LOC111957139 gene encoding cyclin-dependent kinase 5 — protein sequence MQKYEKLEKIGEGTYGTVFKAKNRETHEIVALKRVRLDDDDEGVPSSALREICLLKELKHKNIVRLHDVLHSDKKLTLVFEFCDQDLKKYFDSCNGDLDPETVKSFMYQLLKGLAFCHSRNVLHRDLKPQNLLINRNGELKLADFGLARAFGIPVRCYSAEVVTLWYRPPDVLFGAKLYSTSIDMWSAGCIFAELANAGRPLFPGNDVDDQLKRIFRLLGTPTEEQWQTMTKLPDYKPYPMYPATTSLVNVVPKLSSTGRDLLQNLLKCNPVQRISAEEALQHPYFADFCLP from the exons ATGCAGAAGTATGAAAAACTTGAGAAGATTGGAGAGG GCACATATGGAACTGTTTTCAAAGCAAAAAATAGAGAAACGCATGAAATCGTGGCTTTAAAAAGAGTGAGATTGGATGACGACGATGAG GGAGTCCCAAGTTCTGCCCTGCGAGAAATTTGCCTCCTGAAAGAACTGAAGCATAAAAACATTGTGAG ATTGCATGATGTTCTGCACAGTGACAAGAAGTTAACATTGGTGTTTGAATTTTGTGATCAG GATCTAAAGAAATACTTTGACAGCTGCAATGGAGACCTAGATCCAGAAACTGTCAAG TCGTTCATGTACCAGCTGTTGAAGGGGCTTGCCTTCTGCCACAGTCGGAATGTTCTCCACAGAGACCTGAAGCCACAGAACCTCCTCATCAATAGG AATGGGGAATTGAAGCTGGCTGACTTTGGCTTGGCTCGAGCCTTTGGAATCCCAGTGAGATGTTACTCAGCAGAG gttGTGACATTGTGGTATAGGCCCCCAGATGTGCTCTTCGGTGCTAAGCTTTATTCTACCTCTATTGACATGTGGTCTGCTGGATGCATATTTGCAG AGTTGGCAAACGCTGGAAGGCCCCTGTTTCCGGGTAATGACGTTGACGACCAGCTGAAGAGGATCTTCCG ATTGTTGGGTACACCAACTGAAGAACAGTGGCAGACAATGACAAAGCTTCCAGACTACAAG CCGTACCCCATGTATCCAGCTACGACCTCACTGGTGAATGTTGTCCCCAAACTCAGTAGCACAGGACGGGATCTCCTGCAG AATCTGTTGAAGTGTAATCCTGTTCAGAGGATCTCTGCAGAGGAGGCATTACAGCACCCTTACTTTGCTGATTTCTGCCTACCGTAG
- the abcb8 gene encoding mitochondrial potassium channel ATP-binding subunit encodes MFHLLCNRVSTTAPLRPLYSHLNRTQDLWRQPRSRLYTTQLANAGNSSGQPSNAAGRIWGLAQAAVRQSACWMSRPPGGALKYILGPVVLTISARLLGSVAYCQADVNNNVLLELQAKETEPEFDWHILWEFVKPQLFALLGAVVLAFGAAILNIQIPLMLGDLVNIVARYMREHTGNYMREMRGPALKLLGLYGLQGLLTTGYIILLSRVGERVAADMRKTLFQSLLRQDVAFFDSNKTGMLVNRLTADIQEFKSSFKLVVSQGLRSVTQTVGCFVSLYVISPKLTGMTVVILPCLVGAGALIGSFLRRLSRLAQEQVSKATGVADEALGNVRTVKAFAMEEREMQLYAWEVDKSCEMNESLGSGIAVFQGMSNIVLNCIVLGTIFAGGSLMAGDEMSPGDLMSFLVASQTVQRSLASISILFGQMVRGLSSGARVFEYLSLEPTIPLSGGGRIPYKSLAGRVDFMNITFSYPTRPGQQILKNFNLIIPPCKTVAIVGESGGGKSTVASLLERFYDPSSGVIMLDGLDIRTLDPSWLRGQVIGFINQEPVLFGSSVMENIRFGKPEATDAEVINAAKQANAHRFITGFPDGYNTVVGERGVTMSGGQKQRIAIARALIKNPSILVLDEATSALDAESERVVQEALDRATTGRTVLIIAHRLSTIQRADLICVMSNGRIIEAGTHTELLSKGGLYADLIRRQRSEGEK; translated from the exons ATGTTTCACTTACTTTGTAATAGAGTCAGCACAACTGCACCGTTGCGCCCCCTCTACTCGCATTTGAATAGAACACAAGATTTATGGAGACAGCCACG ATCACGGCTATACACAACACAATTGGCCAATGCAGGCAACTCCTCTGGACAGCCAAGTAATGCTGCTGGGCGTATCTGGGGTCTGGCTCAAGCAGCAGTCCGCCAATCTGCCTGCTGGATGTCAAGACCACCAGGGGGGGCCCTGAAGTACATCTTGGGGCCAGTGGTTCTCACCATCTCTGCTCGACTACTTGGCAGTGTAGCATATTGCCAGGCAGATGTGAATAACAATGTTCTACTAGAGCTTCAAGCCAAAGAAACTGAGCCTGAGTTTGACTGGCATATCCTGTGGGAGTTTGTCAAACCCCAGCTTTTTGCCCTTCTTGGTGCTGTCGTG CTTGCTTTTGGTGCTGCCATCTTGAATATTCAAATTCCCCTGATGTTGGGCGATCTGGTGAACATAGTGGCACGCTACATGAGAGAACATACTGGGAATTAcatgagagagatgaggggaccTGCTCTGAAGTTGCTGGGATTGTATGGTCTCCAA GGTCTGCTCACGACTGGTTACATCATCCTGCTTTCCAGGGTAGGGGAGCGAGTAGCAGCAGACATGAGAAAGACTCTTTTCCAATCTTTACTCAG GCAAGATGTAGCCTTCTTTGATTCCAACAAAACTGGCATGCTGGTGAACCGTTTGACTGCTGATATTCAGGAGTTCAAGTCTTCCTTCAAACTGGTCGTCTCTCAG GGCCTGCGGAGTGTAACACAGACGGTTGGCTGTTTCGTGTCCCTCTATGTCATCTCCCCTAAACTCACTGGTATGACAGTGGTGATACTTCCCTGTCTGGTGGGGGCAGGAGCTCTGATTGGCTCATTCCTTCGCAGGCTGTCCCGATTGGCTCAGGAACAG gtgtcgAAAGCAACAGGGGTGGCAGACGAGGCCCTTGGCAATGTGAGGACAGTGAAAGCCTTCGCCATGGAGGAGCGAGAGATGCA GTTATATGCCTGGGAAGTGGACAAATCATGTGAGATGAATGAATCTCTAGGCTCAGGGATAGCTGTTTTCCAAGGAATGTCAAATATCGTCCTGAACT GCATTGTTTTAGGCACCATCTTTGCTGGTGGGTCATTGATGGCAGGTGATGAAATGTCTCCAGGTGACCTCATGTCTTTCCTGGTGGCTTCACAGACGGTGCAGAG GTCTTTGGCCAGCATCTCTATCCTGTTTGGCCAA ATGGTCAGAGGCCTCAGCTCTGGGGCCCGTGTTTTCGAGTACCTGTCTTTGGAGCCTACCATTCCACTTTCGGGTGGAGGCCGCATTCCTTACAAATCTCTTGCAGGACGGGTGGACTTCATGAACATTACTTTCAG TTACCCAACGAGACCTGGCCAACAGATCCTAAAGAACTTCAACCTCATCATCCCCCCCTGTAAGACTGTCGCAATCGTTGGAGAGTCCGGAGGAG GGAAGTCCACAGTGGCCTCCTTGTTGGAGCGTTTTTATGACCCCAGCAGTGGTGTGATCATGTTGGATGGCCTGGATATCCGGACACTGGACCCATCCTGGCTCAGAGGACAAGTCATTGGATTTATCAATCAG GAGCCTGTGCTGTTTGGCTCCTCCGTGATGGAGAACATTCGCTTTGGAAAGCCGGAGGCCACTGATGCTGAGGTCATCAATGCTGCCAAGCAGGCCAACGCCCACCGCTTTATCACAGGCTTTCCAGATGGATACAACACTGTGGTTG GTGAGCGAGGAGTGACTATGTCAGGGGGACAGAAGCAGCGTATTGCCATTGCCCGCGCCCTGATCAAGAACCCCAGCATTCTGGTCCTGGACGAGGCCACCAGTGCACTGGACGCAGAGTCAGAGCGGGTGGTGCAAGAGGCTCTGGACCGGGCCACCACAGGACGCACTGTGCTCATCATCGCCCACAGACTCAGCACCATCCAGAGGGCAGACCTCATCTGTGTCATGAGCAACGGACGCATCATAGAG GCTGGAACTCACACGGAATTGCTGAGCAAAGGAGGGCTGTATGCTGACCTGATACGCAGGCAGAgatcagagggagagaagtga